TCGCCGCCGGTAAGCCGGCAGCGGAGCGTCGGCGCGAGGCGGCCGCGCGCCAGGCGCAGGCCGCTCAGCCGGCCTGACGCGCCTCGAGAAAACCCTGCACGCGCGCGACCTGGCGCTCGAGGAGGCGCGCGGCGAAATACGCCGCCCCGGAGCGCAGGATGGGGAAAACGCGCCGGGAACGTGGCGTTGCGATGCCGTCCTCCCGGCCAAGAAAGCGCACCAGCGGCTCGAGAGCCGCCTCCCACGTCATCTCGGCTGCCCCCGAGGCGAGGTTCGCGCGGCAGGTCGCCAGGAACTCGTCGTCCTCGGCGACCCTGAGGAGCGCCTGGTAGACGGCCTCTTCGTCCCCCTCGGGAAGGGCGATGCCCCAGCCCTTCTTGCGCACCATCTCGGCAAGGACATCGCCCTCGGTGCACAAGATCGGGAGGCGCGCCCAGATGTAGTCCTGGAACCTGGTACGGTGGGCGAAGCGGGTCTCGGCATTCGTGAAGTAGGTGGTGACGGCGGCGTCGGCGTCCTGGAGGAAGCGAGTCACCTCCTCCTGGGACAGCCACTCCGGGTGCATGTAAACGCCGCGTTGCCACAGGCCCAGGCGCTTCGCCTCGTCGATCGCCTGTTGGAGGCGCAGTCCCTGGCCCAGGCGCGTCTCGCCGGGATAGCTGGTCCCCAGGAAGAGGAGCTTCAGCCGCGGGTGCTTCTTTCGCGCCCGGTGCAGCGCCCGGATCAGGGTTACGGGGTCGTACCAGTAGAGGATGCCGCCCAGCCACAGGAGCAGCCTGTCGCCTTCCTCGATGCCGGGGTAGGAGCCTTTGATGCCGCCGCTGCCGGAGGGGAACGGCTCCGGGCGGACGCCATGGGGCACGACGTCGATGAGGCGGCGCAGGGTCGGGTCCTGCTCGTAGGTCTCGACGGTCAGCAACCCGAGCGACGCCATCACGCCGATATAGGCGTCACGCTGGCGGTCGTTGGCGCAGGTCACGAAGTCCGCAAGCTGGAGCTGGAAATTGACGTAAAGGCGCCCGGCCGCGGTCCACAGGTCGCGGTGGAGCCCGCTGTAGAGATCGCGCCCGAGCTCCATCCACTCGAAGTGGAATTGCGAGAAGAAGTCGAGCACCAGGAGGGGGCGGCGCAGGAAAGACGAAGCCAGCCCGAGAGACAGAGGGAAGGACATGCCGATGACGGCGTCGTACGAGCGCGCCAGTTCGAGCGCCCGCAACGGCTGGTAGTAGATGACCTCGTGCTCGGCGGAGCCCAGGCTGCGGAAGCCCTCCGGCACGGCGATGTCCACGCGCGAGCCCGGCAGCGCTTCGCGGAGGACGCGGCGCATGTTGACGTAGCGGATGCCGGGGCTGGACATCTGCCGGCCGATCGGCGTGCGGCTGAGGATCAGGATGCGCTGGGCCATCGAGGGAAAATCCTAACATCCGCGGTTCGTGCTAAAGGTGACAGGTTTCTATAATCCGGACGCATGAAGCCCGTGGTAATCGACATCGGCTGCGGCGAACGGAAGACGCCCGGCGCCATCGGCCTGGACATCGCGCCGCTGAAGACGGTCGATGTCCTTGGCGACGTAACCTTCGGCCTGCCCTTCAAGGACTCCTGTGCGGACGCGGTCCATGCCTCCCACCTGCTCGAGCACTTCGACGACCTGCCAGCGGTCATGAAAGAGGTATGGCGCGTGTGCAAGCCCGGCGGGCGCTTTTACGTGACGGTACCGCACTCGTCATCGCACTACATGACCTGGCGAGACCCGACCCACCGGCGGGGCGTGAACCTGAGCACGCTCACCTATTTCGACCGCACGACCTTCGAGGGCAACCTGTTCGCCTACTACTCCGGCGTCGACTTCCGCATCGTGTACAGCAGGCTGAGGTTCGTGGCCGGAGGGAACAAGGGGCGCTACGCCCCCGGGCGGAGGTTCCTCACGGCGCTGTTTACGGACTTCCTGGAGGCGGTCGCGAACCGGAGCCCGGGCGCGCAGCGCGTGTGCGAGCGTTGGTGGGGGCACTGGTTCGGCATCGCCGAGGCCTACGCGGTCCTGGAGGCGGTGAAATAGGCTCATGAAGATCCTCGAGATCAAGGACCTGGCCCTCGAGGGCGTGCAGGTGGTGCGCTTCGGCCGCTTCCTGGACGACCGCGGCTACTTCACGGAGCACTATCGGAAGAGCGACCTGGCGCCGCGGCTGGACCACCTGCCGGAGTTCGTGCAGTGCAACGAGAGCTTCTCCCGCGCCGGCACGATAAGGGGCCTGCACTTCCAGTGGAGCCCCTACATGGGCAAGCTGGTGCGCACGCTCTCCGGCCGCATGGTCGACTTCATTCTCGACATCCGTAAGGGCTCGCCAACGTTCGGGAAGATCATCGCCTATGACCTCCCGGCGAACCGCGATGCCGATTACGACGAATGGATCTGGATGCCCCCTGGGTTTGCGCACGGGAACGTGTTCCCGGAGGACACTCTCATCGAGTACTTCTGCACGGGCGAATACAGCCCCTCGACGGAGGCGGGTATCTCGCCCTTTGCGCCTGACCTCGATTGGTCGATGTGCGCCCCGGAGCTGAAGCGCGTCTTCGATGAGGTGAGCCGCAGGACGAGCCTGGTGACCGAGAAGGACCGCAACGGATACACGCTTGCCGCCTGGACCGCCAGCCCGCTCTCCGACAACTTCATCTATCCGTCAGGAGCGGCCTAGGCCGGGCGCACCGCGTGCGACAGTGGCCGTTATACAATGGGTGAAATATTAGACAGGTGCGCTGTCCCGAAGGCCGCGGTCGGCCAGGCGGCCCGCGCACCGTGAGAGGGACCTATTGCGAGTCCTCGTGACCGGCGGGGCCGGATACATCGGCTCGATCTTGACGCGCCAGCTACTCGACCGCGGGCACCAGGTCCGGCTTCTCGACCGCCTCTACTGGGGACTCGGCCCGATCCGTGAGGTCCTGCCGCAGGTGGAGGTGGTCCACGCGGACATCCGGGACGTGCAGGACGAATGGTTCCGCGGCATTGACGGCGTCATACACCTGGCCGGCCTCTCGAACGACCCGACGGCCAACTTCGACCCCCAGGCGAACTGGGAGATGAACGCCGAGGCGACGGTGGCGCTGGCGGAAGCGGCGCGGCGCAACGGGGTCGAGAGGTTCGTGTTCGGCTCCAGCTGCTCGTTGTACGACGGGCTCCCGGACGGCGCCACCTACGACGAGGAAGCCCCGATAGCGCCCCGGGGCCCGTACGCCGAGTCGAAGCGTTTCGGCGAAGTGAAGCTGCTGGAGATGGCTGGGCCGGACTTCTGCCCGGTGGTCCTGCGCCAGGGGACGGTCTTCGGCTGGAGCCCGCGCATGCGCTTTGACCTGGTGGTAAACACCTTCGTGAAGGACGCCTTGACCCGCGGCCGCCTGCTGCTCCACGGCGGCGGCTGGCCATGGCGGCCATTGGTAGACGTGACGGACGCGGCCGCGGCCCAGATCGCAAGTCTGGAGGCGCCGGCCAGTGACGTGCGGGGCCAGATCATCAATGTCGTGCAAGGGAACTACCAGGTGCGCGAGCTGGCGATGCTGGTGGCAGGCTCCGTTGGGTTGGTGCGCGGCCACGTCGAGCTGGAGACTGCGCCGGAGCCGCCGCTGGTGCGGAACTATCGCTGCTCGAACCAGAAACTGGTCCAGCTCCTGGGGTTCACGCCGCGACGGACCGTGCTCGAATCGGTTGACCACATGGTCAGCGTGTTCACGAAGCAGGACCGGATGGACTTCGGCCATCCCCGCTACTACAACATCGACTGGATGCTGCTCCTCAACGAAGTGCATGCTGGACTCCATCCCTTCGACTACGTCCTCCGCCGCGGTGAAGCGCGGGCCCTGAACGAGTAGTGGCCCGCGTCGCCCTCATCGGCAGCAACGGCCAGCTGGGGTCGGACATCGTGCGCCTGTGGCCGCAGTCGCGGCTCGCCGCCCGAGGGGTCGAGCTCGTGAGCCTTACGCACGCTGACCTGGAGGTGGCCGACCGCGCGGCCGTCCAGTCCGTCCTCACCGGCATCGGCCCCGAGGCCGTGATCAACACCTCGGCCTTCCACCGCGTCGACGACTGCGAGACGCAGGTGATGGAGGCGTTCCGGGTAAACGCGCTCGGCGTCAAACACCTGGCCGAGGCTTGCCGCGACCTCGGTGCGGTCCTGGTGCACTTCAGCACCGACTACGTGTTCGACGGCGCGAAGCGCACCCCCTACAGCGAAAGCGATGCCCCGAACCCGATTAGCGCTTACGGCGTTTCGAAGGCGGCCGGCGAGTACATCCTGCGCTACACGTTGCCGGATGGTCACATCCTGGTACGCTCCTCGGGCCTGTACGGCGTGGCCGGCGCAAGCGGCAAGGGCGGCAACTTCGCGGAGACGATGCTGCGGCTGGCGCGCCAGGGCCAGCAGATACGCGTCGTCGACGACCAGGTGTCGGCGCCAACCTATACCCACGACCTGGCCGAGACGCTCTTCCGC
This portion of the Dehalococcoidia bacterium genome encodes:
- a CDS encoding glycosyltransferase: MAQRILILSRTPIGRQMSSPGIRYVNMRRVLREALPGSRVDIAVPEGFRSLGSAEHEVIYYQPLRALELARSYDAVIGMSFPLSLGLASSFLRRPLLVLDFFSQFHFEWMELGRDLYSGLHRDLWTAAGRLYVNFQLQLADFVTCANDRQRDAYIGVMASLGLLTVETYEQDPTLRRLIDVVPHGVRPEPFPSGSGGIKGSYPGIEEGDRLLLWLGGILYWYDPVTLIRALHRARKKHPRLKLLFLGTSYPGETRLGQGLRLQQAIDEAKRLGLWQRGVYMHPEWLSQEEVTRFLQDADAAVTTYFTNAETRFAHRTRFQDYIWARLPILCTEGDVLAEMVRKKGWGIALPEGDEEAVYQALLRVAEDDEFLATCRANLASGAAEMTWEAALEPLVRFLGREDGIATPRSRRVFPILRSGAAYFAARLLERQVARVQGFLEARQAG
- a CDS encoding methyltransferase domain-containing protein, with the protein product MKPVVIDIGCGERKTPGAIGLDIAPLKTVDVLGDVTFGLPFKDSCADAVHASHLLEHFDDLPAVMKEVWRVCKPGGRFYVTVPHSSSHYMTWRDPTHRRGVNLSTLTYFDRTTFEGNLFAYYSGVDFRIVYSRLRFVAGGNKGRYAPGRRFLTALFTDFLEAVANRSPGAQRVCERWWGHWFGIAEAYAVLEAVK
- a CDS encoding dTDP-4-dehydrorhamnose 3,5-epimerase family protein — encoded protein: MKILEIKDLALEGVQVVRFGRFLDDRGYFTEHYRKSDLAPRLDHLPEFVQCNESFSRAGTIRGLHFQWSPYMGKLVRTLSGRMVDFILDIRKGSPTFGKIIAYDLPANRDADYDEWIWMPPGFAHGNVFPEDTLIEYFCTGEYSPSTEAGISPFAPDLDWSMCAPELKRVFDEVSRRTSLVTEKDRNGYTLAAWTASPLSDNFIYPSGAA
- a CDS encoding NAD(P)-dependent oxidoreductase, producing the protein MRVLVTGGAGYIGSILTRQLLDRGHQVRLLDRLYWGLGPIREVLPQVEVVHADIRDVQDEWFRGIDGVIHLAGLSNDPTANFDPQANWEMNAEATVALAEAARRNGVERFVFGSSCSLYDGLPDGATYDEEAPIAPRGPYAESKRFGEVKLLEMAGPDFCPVVLRQGTVFGWSPRMRFDLVVNTFVKDALTRGRLLLHGGGWPWRPLVDVTDAAAAQIASLEAPASDVRGQIINVVQGNYQVRELAMLVAGSVGLVRGHVELETAPEPPLVRNYRCSNQKLVQLLGFTPRRTVLESVDHMVSVFTKQDRMDFGHPRYYNIDWMLLLNEVHAGLHPFDYVLRRGEARALNE
- the rfbD gene encoding dTDP-4-dehydrorhamnose reductase codes for the protein MARVALIGSNGQLGSDIVRLWPQSRLAARGVELVSLTHADLEVADRAAVQSVLTGIGPEAVINTSAFHRVDDCETQVMEAFRVNALGVKHLAEACRDLGAVLVHFSTDYVFDGAKRTPYSESDAPNPISAYGVSKAAGEYILRYTLPDGHILVRSSGLYGVAGASGKGGNFAETMLRLARQGQQIRVVDDQVSAPTYTHDLAETLFRVLDSGARGTVHITNSGQCSWYEFASAIFELAGLKPDFRPVSSAEFGSPAKRPAYSVLANDRLRALGIAQPRPWQEALADYMKAKGHVPG